The Amphiura filiformis chromosome 6, Afil_fr2py, whole genome shotgun sequence genome segment ATAGCTTCGTCTCCCTGGAAATTAAAATTACCTTATTATTCTAGAAACAATAATAGAGAATTAAAAATTGTTCAATCCTCATATAATTGAAACTCTGTGAGCAACATATACAGACTTgacttatattttgttttatttaacctGGTAGATCATTCATTGTTGAAACTCTGCTCTCCCTTGATGCCCAGAGACCATGGTGAGGTGTACAAACAGCCAGGTGTTCCCCAGATCGGAACTGGCTGTGAAGCCATTGTCATCCACTGCATCTCTCCCACAATTCAAATACTGTAATGAAGTTTGCCCCAGCCAGGGATCGAACCAGGACCTCCTGCACTAAAGTCAAAGACCACAACCACTGGGTCATGCCTCTCTCTCTAATCAAATTGAGTAAAATGTTTCTATGTTAACTTACAGTGTAATTTTGACGAATAAATCTTTTTCATTTGTGAACAGGGTGAGAAGTCATTTTTCCTTCAGCCTGGAGAGCGACTGGAGAAAGGTATTCAGAATGTGTATGTGATGGGTGAGGACGAGGGTCTGATTCTGAGAGCACAGGAAGCCTTCAAAGATACAGATGCTGTGAGTAACTATTCCATCCCAATATGGGCATCAAAATTAACACATACTTACTGTTTTTATCAGTGTTAAATTGCCACAACAGTATTTTGTGATGAAGATTAGCACTTGATCCTGATCAGATGCGTTCCATTCCGAGCCAAAATAATATGAAgtaattcatatttttttaagtgCAGTTTGTTATCAAATGATTATATCAGTGATGTTCTGTATGGACATATTTAATTGTTTAAATTATTTCTATTTTAGGACAAAGACAGACTACCTGGAGACAAATGGATGATCAGAGGACCAAAGGAATATGTGCCACCTGTAGAAGTAGAGGTTGTTTCACAAAGAAAGGCAATTCCCCTGGATGAAAATGAGGGTATCTACATCAGGGATACTAAGTCTGGAAAGGTAAGGAACACAATGGTTACAAACAGTGAGCATTAGTAATCCAACTATATCAACCCTCTAATTGTTTCAAGCCAGGCACATATCCAGTGTTCCAAGGGGTCATTTTAGAATTTTGTCTGGGTTGAAGGGGAAGCAGTTACCAAAAAAAGAGCCACTTTTAAGGAAAATTTCATTCTTTCCATCATTATTTCATCTAAAGATGTATATCTAGGGGAAGTTTACCCTGCCAACAACTGATTATACCACTTCTTGAAGCAATGTGATCTTTGTGCCTTGAGGATATGAAAACTGAATAATTACAGGATTAAGTTGCTTAAAGAATCGGCTAATTGGCAATAATATAAAAGATGTgcttttatataatataataaagtctgcggcagagaagaacagcagttgtttacattttgagagcgtgcacagcgtaaacacggaagtggggttctgattggctgacaatCAGAGCAACAtactgataatctgattggctgattacgttggtcggcgcagatcggTGCATTTGAAGGGAACTCAAAGCTCcatgtatgtcgctcattaacagggcgcttgcgtcaatctgagcaaaggACGggcgttcttctctgaaaccaagtGTAGTGTCACCCTAATATCCCCCTTCCCTTTCCTGcataaagtaaaacaaaaaaaatccacataCTCACATTATGATATTGTATTACAGGTCCGTGCAATCGCTGGTGAAACCTACATGCTAAACCAAGATGAGGAACTGTGGCAGAAGGAACTCCCACCAGCTGTAGAGAGTCTCTTGCAGAGTGCAAAGGATCCCTTAGCTGATAGAAGTGATCGTTCATCCAGCAGTTCCTCTTCAAGGGCAAGAGATAGGACAAAAGTAGTGACTTTCAGGGTACCACACAATGCAGCTGTGCAGATTTATGATTACAAAGAAAAGAAAGCAAGGTAAGGAGAATAAATGTATTATGGGTGTCTGTGACCATGTTTGGCATTGCATGACACTCATGGAGGACAAAATAGTGGTCCTATGGATGTTAGTGTAACATGCTGTTCCTGTAATGTGTGCGGGCCATACGCTTCATGCGCAAACCATTGAACAACTGAAGCTTAAAATATCCTCTCCTGATAAATCCTAGAGATACTTTATTTTGGTCCCCATATTCAACAACCCAGTATGGAGGAATTACCTTAGTATTGTATAATAGCTATTTCTTTTATTTCCAAACATcagtttcaaaaaataaattacaaTCCCAACTTTTACTTCAACCATCTTTGATGGTTTTCTGTTTTCTGAAAACTTATATGGCTTGGCATTATTATATCAGCAAAACAAATTCCATGCTGTGGTGGAATTATCATTTAACCTCAGCTGATGGTCTGATAATATGCAGTGAGTAGTCCATACATTTGACATAGTCTTGTTTTCCttacacaaatatttttttaaatcttaataTAACAGAGTTGTGTTTGGACCAGAGCTAGTCATGTTGGGCCCTGACGAGCAGTTTACACAGCTGAGCCTGTCAGGTGGCAAGCCAAAGAGACCTAATGTCATCAAATCTCTGTGCCTTCTACTGGGTCCAGATTTCTGTACTGATATCATTACTATTGAGACATCTGACCATGCCAGACTACAGCTTCAACTGTCTTATAATTGGTATGTATTCAATCTTGGTATTGACGGATTTCACAAGAGACACAAGTGTTACTGTtctataaaaaaattaacatgcCCAAACTTTATTGGTCAACCATTAAATGAAAACCTTCATACATAAATATATTCATGTTCATAGCAATTTAATTTGTTAATGAagggctttttttttcaaacttcacAAAATTATAATTAATGTTTATACTTTGATcataatatattattttgttcttgtGATATCTCATCAGTAGCATCACATAATagtaattcaagtcctataatttgtctactttctttaacatacaAGTCAACTAATAGCattcttaacatgggtctactttttggcataatggtaaaagcctaacatttcctgcctattacaagctgacCAAACTATAGGAAACTTGGAGACTGTGTACATAATTTTTCAGTTCCCTGTTACATTGAATTAACTGTTTTAGCCAATCTTTTATTTCTACTTTCTTGATATAAATGTACAAATTTAATGTATAAAAATAATAAGTTTCTATGTGTTCTGTGTAGAGCAGATGATGCACATTGGGATTATCTTTATACAAGCATTTAAATGTCTGCAGCAAAAGCAGCTGTATAAACTTTTCAAATAGACAAACATTTTATCAGCATGTTTGGACAAGTCCATTGAGTTAAATGAAATACTGTAAAATGCACACAAGTGTTGAGTCTTGAGTTTGTCCATTACCTCATCACTTTCTCATATCTACTacgtatttgttttttgtttgtttcaggcATTTTGAGGTTGCTAACAAGGAAGATCCCAAGGAAGCAGCCAAACTGTTTAGTGTACCAGATTTTGTGGGTGATGCCTGCAAGGCTATTGCTTCAAGAATCAGAGGAGCTGTAGCTGGAGTACAGTTTGATGACTTTCATAAGGTTAGAAAACAAATCTCACTTTAAACAGGTAGCCCCAtctggccagttctccacagaagaactgacaatacacctgttactttgatgacaggcAGAACAGAATTTatatggataaattttaaccttgacgaATTCcacaaggaacttgaaccaaaagtggggctttcactttaaaTCACATTAGGGACACAAGCTTGCACATTCAACATCAACCTGGATTTTATGTAACTACGTTCTTATTGCTCAGTTGTGATTATGATGCAGATGTAATATACGGTCCTAGTAAGTTGAAAATGAGAGcggtcatttgatgagaaataaacccccccccacacacacacacccacccacccaacacacacacacatcacaaaATGGTATTTGGGAGATGTTTTTAATGTGCTTAGTTGGCAAACGTTGGCTGCAACTTGCAAATGGTCAAATTAGTCATGAAAATGTCTCAAGTAGACCTTTTTTCTGACAGTTAGGAAagaaattttgcgataaaaaacaCAAGCAAACAAAATCATTTGTTGAGGGATATATTCTAAAATAGTGTAATATTATGATTTTATGATTTGTAGAGGGGTCATCTCTGGATTGGATGGCTAGAAAAGGGAGTCGTTATAACCACACAAAGATAACTAAATAATACATAGTGATATCAAGAAGTGGCCACATAATATTTAATTAATATCGATCATTTATTATATTTCAAACAGAACTCTGCCAAAATCATCCGAGCCTCCGTGTTTGGCCTAGATGACAAGATGAAAGTGCGTGACAGGTTTCTGTTCCCTCAGAATAACCTAGTGTTCACCAGCATTGATATCCAGTCTGTGGAACCAGTGGACCAGAGAACCAGAGATTCCTTGCAGAAGTCTGTGCAGCTTGCCATTGAGATCACAACCAACTCTCAGGAAGCTGCTGCAAGGTAACTAGTGACATGGAAATGAACTAGTCTACATTAAACCATGGTGTATGGTGCATTTGCCATTTTGAACATTTCCTCTTTTTGAGGAATGATTAAATACCTTTTGGTGGAAGAGTGACAATGAATGatacatttgttttaaatttagttGAGCTTGAATTTCTGGAATCACTGGTCGGGCCGGTGAAACCCCCGTCGCTATACCAGTCGGTGATCATGTGGTTGGCACCGGATTATAgaaagcatcaatacttttcTAGATattgataattttgtaaatgataccttgatattttttttcccaaattgctattctgagtaatgggccaattagttttctACCTTACACAGGATAgtatagggattatcatagttcaactgttatttattgattaaataaaccccttttttaataagtactaggatttgaaagtccacttagtcccacagtcagataccatgaaattaagaattccaaaattcatttttttaagggaatgtcatctttaaaggcctatagaactcaaaaacatgtctggcgacttgttccgggttctgttggagctggtcacatattgtaTTCTGAATGCATGTAATTTGACAGAACACTAAGTTCAGTGGCCTGAATAGGAGATTGTTAAAGAGATTCTTCTTAAAACACCTGTTGGTAAAATAAAACTATATTTCTGATACACATTATTTCTTATAAACAGACATGAAGCAGAGCGTCTTGAACAGGAGGCGAAGGGTCGTCTTGAACGTCAGAAGATTATTGATGAAGCAGAGGCAGAGAAAGCTCGTAAAGAGCTCCTGGAACTGCAGGCCAACAGTGCAGCTGTTGAGAGTACTGGTCAAGCTAAGGCAGAGGCCCAGTCTCGTGCGGAGGCAGCCCGTATTGAAGGTGAAGCAGCAGTAGAACAAGCCAAGCTTAAGGCTGAGGCTAGCAAGATTGATGCTGTAAGTTGCAGATTAATTCTTATTGATAGTGAACGTATCTTCTTAACACTAAATTGTTTACAGATACTCATTAAAGCCTCAACCTGACTATTGGTTACCAAATAAGGAAGAATGGAAATGTAAAGAGTCATTTTTAAACCCTGAACTGAAATCAATTATATTCCATCATTTTTAACATCTTAGATCATGACATGTGAAAACTACCATGTGGAACATAAATATTATTAATCCTACCAGTTTACAGTTTGACAGGGCCCCATCCAGATCTTGTAAATTAATCTCCTTTCATGAATACTAATGATTTAGTTTTTTGCCTTTACCTATCTGTGACTAAATCTAGCCTTGCCATAATTGAGTCTCTTTTTCATTGACTGAATCTCGAAATCATATTTTTTATTCAGGAATCTGAGCTGGAGCGCCTAACCAGAGCTAGGGAAGCTGAAACCAAATATGTCAGGGAACAGAATGAGTTGGAGATCTCTAAGTCCAAGGATATGTCTGAAATTGAGACACAGAAATTCAAGAACATGGTGACTTCGATTGGAGCTGACACCATTAAGGCCATCGCTATGTCAGGACCAGAGATGCAGGTAGGTTTCCATATTGATAATATTAGTGTAGTGTTACATGTAGGTAATTAATGTTTTCATGCATGCAAAAcaattgaaattcccttacacaggaaggtgtgcgccatcctgcgctttcctgtgctagccttcttttgttaaaatcctgggcagggtgtatcactgatgcatataatccatccgttttatgaccgagctttcctgaggcgcgcgcttctttctgtgtgaaaacgtggtagggtatttcaatatgagcccttatataCCTGGGTAGAGAGTAGGAGAGGTAAAGCACCTTACTCATGGGTACAGCACATATGGCCAAAGCGGGACTTGAACCCACAATCTCACGATCATGAGGCCTCTGCTCTACCC includes the following:
- the LOC140155138 gene encoding major vault protein-like, yielding MDRSKRGGSPSDESIYRIPPYFYLHVLDQNSNVTKVELGPKTYIRQDHERVIFGPEKMIMVPPRHYCIVENPAQRGEGGEVIVDKLGQVKLSHADQEIRLAQEPFPLYPGEVLKQAVAALKVVPANTALRLRAILDYEDDSGEKKVAGDEWLFEGPGTYIPRKEVVVDETIRATVVKSNQAIKLRARKELVDKSGEKRVTGEEWLERKIGAYMPGAYEEVVGVVNAYVLTEKKALHMRAVRTFKDGQGEVRKNGEEWLIKCTQADAHIPNVYEEVVGVTQITTMSNRQYCVILDPVGADGKPQLGNKKLIKGEKSFFLQPGERLEKGIQNVYVMGEDEGLILRAQEAFKDTDADKDRLPGDKWMIRGPKEYVPPVEVEVVSQRKAIPLDENEGIYIRDTKSGKVRAIAGETYMLNQDEELWQKELPPAVESLLQSAKDPLADRSDRSSSSSSSRARDRTKVVTFRVPHNAAVQIYDYKEKKARVVFGPELVMLGPDEQFTQLSLSGGKPKRPNVIKSLCLLLGPDFCTDIITIETSDHARLQLQLSYNWHFEVANKEDPKEAAKLFSVPDFVGDACKAIASRIRGAVAGVQFDDFHKNSAKIIRASVFGLDDKMKVRDRFLFPQNNLVFTSIDIQSVEPVDQRTRDSLQKSVQLAIEITTNSQEAAARHEAERLEQEAKGRLERQKIIDEAEAEKARKELLELQANSAAVESTGQAKAEAQSRAEAARIEGEAAVEQAKLKAEASKIDAESELERLTRAREAETKYVREQNELEISKSKDMSEIETQKFKNMVTSIGADTIKAIAMSGPEMQVKLLKSLGLKSTLITDGSNPINLFNTASGLIGGIPAVTSKPGPDDSDEE